ACGTCACGGAGGCCACCTGGGCCGACGCGGCGGGCGACGCGGCGGTCGTCCGGAAGGAGGCGGCGGACTACCTGCGCGACACCATCCCGGCGGACCGGTCCCCGGCGGACCGCCACAGCTGGTGGCAGGGCCTGAGCGACGACCAGCGGGCCGAGCTCCTGGCCACCTATCCCAATGTGATCGGCAACCTGGACGGGGTCCCGTCCGAGGTCCGGGACGAGGCGAACCGGGACAACCTGCAGCTGCTGATCGGCAAGCTGTCGGAGCAGAGCGACGAGAAGTCCCAGACCCAGCTGGCGGGCATGCGCTCGATCGACGACCAGCTGCGGAACCCGGGGCCCAAGGACCCGCCGATGTACCTGCTGGGCATCGGCGACCAGGGCGGAGGCCGGGCCATCGTGGCCTACGGCAACCCCGACACGTCGCGCAACGTTTCCGCGTACGTGCCCGGGCTCGGCACCGCGCTGGACGCGGAGTTCGCCCGGAACGACCTCAAGCGCGCCCGCGACACCGCCTCGGGCGCCCGGGAGTTCGAGTCGAGCTCGGCCTCGATCGTCTGGCTCGGCTACGACGCGCCGCAGCTGCCCGCGGCACGCGTGATCGACAATACGGACGTCATGTTCAAGGAGCACGCCGAGAAGGGTGCGCCCGCGTACAACCAGTTCATGGCGGGGATCAGTGCCACCAACCAGACCCCCGACCCCCACGTCACGGCCATCGGCCACTCGTACGGGTCGCTGACCGTGGGCCAGGCGGCGCTGCAGAGCGGCGGGATCCCGGGTGTCGACGACATAGTCCTGGTGGGCAGCCCCGGCACCGGTGCCCAGCGCGCCGAACAGCTGGGGGTGGGCAAGGACCACGTGTTCGTCGGCGCTGCCGAAAACGACCCCGTGTCCAAGGCCCCGAACAAGGTGGAGTCCGGGGCGATGCTGGTGGGTGGCGGAGCGGGTGCGGTCGCCGGCGGCGTGGCAGGATCGGTTCTCGGGCCGGTCGGTACGGTGGGCGGAGCGCTCATCGGAGGCGTTGCCGGCGGCGTCCACGGCTTCCTCGTGGCCGATGCCGTCACCGACGAAAGCCAGAACTACTTCGGTACGGATCCGTCCCACAGGGACTTCGGTGCCAACCGGTTCAAGGTGGACGACGGACCCAGGCCCATCATCGGGGGCGACGGTCCCATGGACGCCCACTCGAACTACTTCAACCCCACGAAGGACAAAGAGTCCGCGACCAACATCGCGCTGATCGTCGCGGGGCATGCCCAGGACATCAGCACCGAGGAACCCCGATGAAGCCACCCCGCACCGCAGGCGCACTCCTCGCACTGGCAGCTCTCGTTGCCGGCTGCGGCCCGGGCGCCGACGACGGATCAGCCAAGAGGAACGAGACCGTGCAGCTGCAGCAGGGCGCCGAGCGCGCCGACGCCATCCTTCAGGAGACCCTGGCAGCCGTACAGCCGGAACTGAAATGGAACCACGGTCCGTCCTCGGACGCCGGTTGTACGAACGCCCTGGGCAAGACGACGGGCATGGCGGCCGCCGACCGGTCGATCACCGTCCTGACCATCGTTTCCGAACAGCGCCGGGGTGCCCTGCTGGGCGTCATCGAGCGGGCCTGGAAGGGGCGTGGCTACAAGATCACCAGTGTGCGCAAGAGTCCGACGTTCCCCGGCATCTACGCCAGCACTCCCGACGGCTACAGCCTGGAGGTCAAGGTCGCCGGTGAGGGGCAGTTCTTCCTGAAGGCGGCCACGCCCTGCCTGGAGGACACCGGCATCCAGCAGCCCACCTCCAAGCCGAACACCCCGGACCGCCCTGCCCCGTACCCTCCCCGTCCGGACGTTCAGGACGAGTTCTGGTCCGCCACCACAGCGGCACCGGCGGGCAGTTGATCCTCCGCGGGTGACTCCCCGCGGAGCTGGGAGGGTGCCGACGGAGCCGGCAGGCGCGGATCCCCGCCGCCGGTCAGCGGGGTGCCCGACGGGTAGCGGGCGCAGTCGGCGTGCGCGGCGACTTCGAGGCGGTCGCCGGGGTACGTCGTGAGCGAGAGGGTCCGGCCGGTGCCGGGGAGTTCGAGGCGCAACTCGGCTTGGTGGAGGTCGGGGGAGTTCGCGTAGTCCGTGACCTTCCAGCCCTGCTGCGTCAGGGCCTTCCGTACCCGCTCGAGCGCGGGCTCCGCCTCGGCGCGCGGGACGCCCCGCAGCCCCCATGTGTCGCTCACCGTGACGACGCCGGGGGCTTGCGGCGGGTAGGCGATCCCGCGCTCGGACCAGTGGCGCATGCCCCGGAGATGGCAGTCGTGGCCGTCGGCCGCCAGGCCGGCGCCGGGCCAGTCGGCCAGTTCGGCGCGCGGCAGGCCGAGCGCGGCGTAGGCGGACTGCGTATGGCCCTCCAGCTCCCGGGCCGTGGCGGCGGGATCGGCGACCGGGTACGGAGTTCCGTCCCAGATCGGCGCGAACCACCGGGCGAACCCCACCACGGCGACCAGGGCCAGCCCGGCAGCCGACGCCGCGCGAATCTTCCGGCGCCGTGCTGGCGCGGGGGCGGGGGTGGTGGGGTCGTGCGGTCGCCGGGTCATGCCGACAGCTTCCGCCGGGCAGCGGGAGGAGGGCATGAGTAGCCGTACTCAACCGCCGCCCCGACCGTACGCAGGTGCTCGCCGCGCGCCGCGGAGTGTGCACCGCGCCGCCCGCTACGCCTCGTGGTGGGCCTGGGTGATGAGGTCCGTGGCGACCGCCAGGGCTGCCAGGCGGGTCTCCTCCGGGTCGCCCTCCACGTGCTGCAGGAACATCATTCCGGCGTGCAGGGTGAACAGCGCACTGACGCAGCGGACCTGGTCCTCCAGCGGGCCGTCCTGCGTGCGGAGCAGTTCCACCAGGGCGAAGAGCCGCTTCTTCACCGTCTCGCCGATGCTCAGCTCGCGCGTGGTCGCCTGGTTCTCCTGCATGAACCGGTACAGGGCCGCGCCCGCCGCCATCGCCTCGCTGTAGCGCCGCAGCACCTCGCGCTTGGTCTCCAGGGTGCGCGGCTGCCCCTCCGCCCATGTGATCAGCTCGTCGATGGGCCGCGTCAGGTCCTCGAAGAGGCTGATGATGATGTCTTCCTTGGTCCTGAAGTGGTAGTACAGCGCCGCCTTCGTGACCTCCAGCCGTTCCGCGATCTCGCGCAGCGACGTCTTCTCGTACCCCTGCTCGACGAAGAGCTCCAGTGCGACGTCCTGGATGCGCTGACGCGTGTCACCACGGCGCCGCTGCGGACTGCTGCTGGACATGGCTCTCCCCCATTACTTACTTGACGCCCGGCTAGTTACGGGTCTACCGTCCCCAGTGTAGTGAACTAGCCGGGCGGCAAGTAAGTGCCGGTGCGGGACGAAGACCATGTGTTGAGCATGAGGCGTAGGGCCAGGGGAGTGGACATGGTGGACACAGTCAAGCCTGCGGGGACCTCGGAAGAGGTGAAGCCGCGCAGCGTACGGGTCGTCCTCATGGCGCTCATGATCGCGATGCTGCTCGCGATGCTCGACAACATGATCATCGGCACCGCGATGCCCACGATCGTCGGCGAGCTGGGCGGCCTGGAGCACCTCTCGTGGGTGGTCACCGCGTACACGCTGGCCACCGCGGCCTCCACTCCCATCTGGGGCAAGATCGGCGACATGTACGGGCGGAAGGGATCCTTCCTGACCTCGATCGTCATCTTCCTGATCGGCTCCGCGCTCAGCGGCATGGCCCAGGACATGGGCCAGCTGATCGGCTTCCGCGCCGTCCAGGGTCTCGGCGCCGGCGGTCTGATGGTCGGCGTCATGGCGATCATCGGCGACCTGATCCCGCCCCGTGAGCGCGGCAAGTACCAGGGCATGATGGCCGGCGTGATGGCCCTCGCCATGATCGGCGGCCCGCTCGTCGGCGGAACCATCACCGACCACATGGGCTGGCGCTGGTCCTTCTACATCAACCTGCCGCTCGGCGCCGTGGCGCTCGCCATGGTGACGGCGGTGCTGCACCTGCCCAAGAAGACGGAGCCGGGGGTCCGCCCGAAGATCGACTACCTCGGCGCGGCGCTGCTGACCATCGCCATCACCTCCACCGTGCTCGTCACGACGTGGGGCGGCACCGAGTACGCCTGGGGCTCCGGCCAGGTCATCGGCCTGATCGTCGTCGGCGTGCTGTCGACCGCCGCCTTCCTCTACGCCGAGACCAAGGCCGAAGAGCCGGTCATGCCGCTGCACATCTTCCGCAGCCGCAACTTCACCCTCATGTCCGTGATCGGCTTCCTGGTCGGCTTCGCGATGTTCGGCGGCGTGCTGTACCTGCCGCTGTTCCAGCAGTCGGTGCAGGGCGCCTCCGCCACCAACTCTGGCCTGCTCCTGCTGCCGATGCTGCTCTCGATGATGGTCGTCTCGCTGATCGCGGGCCGCGTCACCACCAACAGCGGCAAGTACAAGATCTTCCCGATCGTCGGTGGCGCGCTGATGGTCGTCGGGCTGTTCCTGCTCGCGACGATGGACACCGACACCACCCGGCTCATGTCGGGCGTGTACATGGCCCTCCTCGGTGCCGGGCTCGGCTTCCTGATGCAGATCACCATGCTGGTCGCGCAGAACAGCGTCGAGATGAAGGACATGGGCGTCGCCTCGTCCTCGGCGACCCTGTTCCGTACGCTCGGCGGCTCCTTCGGCGTCGCGCTGATGGGTTCCCTCTTCACCAGCCGGGTCACGGACACCATGTCCGAGCGGCTGGGGCCTGAGGCGGCCGGGGCCGCGGGGTCCGCGCAGTTGGACGCGGCGAGCCTGGCCAAGCTGCCGGAGGCCGTGCGGGACGCCTACCAGCACGCGGTGGCCGCGGGTACGCACTCGGCGTTCCTGCTCGGCGCGGGTATCGCCGTACTGGGGTTCGCGGCGGCCTGGTTCGTGAAGGAGGTTCCGCTCCGGGGAGCGGGCCCGGCGCCGGCGGCCGACGCCGAGCCCAAGGGCGGTGAAGCCGCCGCCCCCGCGGCGCAGGAGTCCGTCGCCCGCTGAACGAAGACCAACGGGCGGTACCACCGGAACGGTCGGTGGTGCCGCCCGTCGGCGTGTCCGGGGCCGGGGTGGCGGGCTTCGCCGGGGCCCGGCCGTGGTGAGTCCCGGCACCTTCTGGTCCCCGTCGTGGTGTGCGCCATCCGGGGCCCTCGGTGTTCCAGGGGCCGGGGCGGAGGTGCCACGTGGTGAGGGTGGTGGTGAGTCCCGTTCGTCCCTGGCGGTGGCGGACTTGATGAGGGCCGCGCCGATGCCGTAGTCGAAGCCCTCGATGCGCTCGTCCTCGTACTCCCAGTGGGAGGTGTCATCGTGGCGGCATCCGGCGGGAGTTGGGATGCGGGCTAAAGTCCCATCAGTCACTTTGGTGTCACCACGTGGAATTTAAGGCCCAATTGACTGGAACTCCTCGGTGGCGATGGACGTCCTGATCCACGGAACGCCCGCAAAGCGGATGGGGAGTGGACACTTCATGAGGTTCTTGACGGGAGAGAGCAAGCGGGGCATTCGGGCCGGTGCCGTCGTCGTGGCCTCGGCCGCCGCCGTCGCGGCGACCGTGTGGGGGGTGGCGACCCTGGTGGAGCCGGGGAAGGCCGCCACGCAGCAGAACGTGTCCCGGCCGGCGGACTCCGGGGGTGCCGCCGGGTCGCAGCCGCAGGCGATACCCGAGGACATAGCCCACGCGTCGGAGGCCGGCGGGAACGCCGTCAACATCACCATCGACGACGGCCCCGACCCCCGATGGACCCCGAAGGTGCTGGAGGTCCTCCAGCGACACGACGTCAAGGCGACCTTCTGCATGGTCGGGCCGCAGGCCAAGGCCCACCCCGACCTCGTCAAGAAGGTGGTCGCGGCCGGTCACCGGCTCTGCGACCACACGATGGCGCACGACACCGCCATGGACAAGAAGCCCGTCGCCTACCAGGAGCAGCAGATCCTGGATGCGAAGAAGCTGATAGAGGAAGCCGCGGGCAGCGGCGCGAAGGTGGAGTACTACCGGGCCCCCGGCGGCGCGTTCACCCCGGACAGCCGGCGCATCGCCGCCGCGCACGGCATGCGGCCGCTCGGCTGGAACGTCGACACGAAGGACTTCGGCAAGCCGGGCACGGCCGCCATCGTCGACGCCGTCAAGCGCGAGATCGGCAACGGTCCGACGGTGCTCTTCCATGACGGCGGCGGCAACCGCGCGCAGACCGTCGACGCCCTCGACCAGGTGCTGGACTGGCTGGGGGAGCAGGGCCGGCCGACCGGTTTCCCGGTCCGCACCGCTCCCTGACACGCCGTCCGCCCGGCGAACGGGTGAGGGTCGACCGCGCGGACCCGCCCGCGTTGTTCCCTGGTCGGACGCACGTACGCACCCTCAGGAGGCTCCTGTGGCCATCGCCCCCGGCGAACTGTCCGACCCCGCGGTCGGCGCCCTCGTCGCCGCCGTCAACGCGCACGACAAGGACGCCTTCCTCGCGCTCCTGACCCCCGACGCGACCATGTCCGACGACGGCTCCGACCGCGACCTCCACGAGTGGATCGACCGGGAGATCTTCGACTCCGGCGGTCACATGGACGTCCAGTCCGAATCCGACGGCGGCCGCGCCCTCCTCGTCAGCTACCGCAACGACACCTGGGGCGAGATGCGCACCGCCTGGCGCTTCACCGTCACCCCGGGCGGCATGGTCAGTCGTTTCGAGACCGGTCAGGCCTGAGGCCTGCCGACCGCCGCGCCGTGCCCGGTACCGCCGCCGTCGGGTGCTCGTTCTCCGGTGCCACCCCGCCCGGGAAGCCGAAGCGGCGGCGCGTGCAGCCGTACGCGAGGCCCCGGTGCTCCCGTACGGGTGAAAGCCGGCCCGGCGTCGTTCCGGCCCGCCGCAGGGCCCCGTTGGGCCGGGCATGAAGCGCACCCGCATCGCCGCTCTCGCCCTCGCCACCGCCGCGGCGGCCCTCGCCCCCGTCCTCGGCCAGCCGGCCACCGCCGCGGAGACGCCGTACCTCCAGGACCCGGCAGGCGGCGAGAAGGGCATGAAGTCGATGTGGACCAAGGACGAGATGCACAAGGTGGAGGGGCAGTTCCGCTTCTACCCGGGGGTCCAGTACAAGACGGTCACCCGCCCCGGCCCCTCGGCCGCGCCGGACCACGAGCACCAGGTCGCCGACCCCGAGACGCTGGCGTGGCTGCCCTCGTACGAGTTCGCCTGGTCGGTGTCGGACTCCACGGTGGTGAAGAAGGCGTTGACGGTCAAGGAGGGCTCGCACCCGATCGTCGTGCGCGCCGTGCTGCGGACGGCCAAGGGGGCCGAGGTGGCGGAGGTGCACAGGGAGCTGACGGGCAAGCCGGCGACCGGGCGGGAGAAGGTCGCGGGCACCAAGCGGATCGCGTGCGACACCGGTGAGTACGCGGTGGAGTGGTCGGTCACGCGCTCGGGCTACGGGACGCTCACGGGCACCCTGCGCTGGAACTCCAGCTGCGAGCAGTACCGGACGGCGTTCGCTTCGCACCACGGACAGCAGCGCTGACGGGTGGGGCCGGCCGCCCCGCGCACCTTGTGAGTGCTCGGCGGGCGACTGGGCCGCGGCCTTGGATCAAGTGCCGTAATGGCCATGGTGCCGCACGGGGTGCTCTGCGGCAGGTGCGAAAGTCCCGTGTCGAGGAACTTTCAGCATGATCTAGCGAGGAACCCCGGGCCTTCAGGCCCGGGAGGAATCGCTTCTCTGGACTGCTCTGACCCGCAGGCT
Above is a genomic segment from Streptomyces sp. NBC_01233 containing:
- a CDS encoding alpha/beta hydrolase, yielding MTLTWQQLRDLKTQEFTEAAAAWADVGARADAGRDRISVGMIKSLEDQKGVSAAAARDRLSRVDRNFDFIHTECGLVRTTLNSLAHELAEEQVRLRAALEDASARGFTVHPDGSVQYPPGGENFLTKEPAPGGSVRGVDKPLYLQGADTHPLGKAPFPTNANPNHGLAQEIATRILDVVKAAQGVDSRFTQALHRLKAPEGLDVTEATWADAAGDAAVVRKEAADYLRDTIPADRSPADRHSWWQGLSDDQRAELLATYPNVIGNLDGVPSEVRDEANRDNLQLLIGKLSEQSDEKSQTQLAGMRSIDDQLRNPGPKDPPMYLLGIGDQGGGRAIVAYGNPDTSRNVSAYVPGLGTALDAEFARNDLKRARDTASGAREFESSSASIVWLGYDAPQLPAARVIDNTDVMFKEHAEKGAPAYNQFMAGISATNQTPDPHVTAIGHSYGSLTVGQAALQSGGIPGVDDIVLVGSPGTGAQRAEQLGVGKDHVFVGAAENDPVSKAPNKVESGAMLVGGGAGAVAGGVAGSVLGPVGTVGGALIGGVAGGVHGFLVADAVTDESQNYFGTDPSHRDFGANRFKVDDGPRPIIGGDGPMDAHSNYFNPTKDKESATNIALIVAGHAQDISTEEPR
- a CDS encoding polysaccharide deacetylase family protein, which gives rise to MRFLTGESKRGIRAGAVVVASAAAVAATVWGVATLVEPGKAATQQNVSRPADSGGAAGSQPQAIPEDIAHASEAGGNAVNITIDDGPDPRWTPKVLEVLQRHDVKATFCMVGPQAKAHPDLVKKVVAAGHRLCDHTMAHDTAMDKKPVAYQEQQILDAKKLIEEAAGSGAKVEYYRAPGGAFTPDSRRIAAAHGMRPLGWNVDTKDFGKPGTAAIVDAVKREIGNGPTVLFHDGGGNRAQTVDALDQVLDWLGEQGRPTGFPVRTAP
- a CDS encoding TetR/AcrR family transcriptional regulator, which produces MSSSSPQRRRGDTRQRIQDVALELFVEQGYEKTSLREIAERLEVTKAALYYHFRTKEDIIISLFEDLTRPIDELITWAEGQPRTLETKREVLRRYSEAMAAGAALYRFMQENQATTRELSIGETVKKRLFALVELLRTQDGPLEDQVRCVSALFTLHAGMMFLQHVEGDPEETRLAALAVATDLITQAHHEA
- a CDS encoding nuclear transport factor 2 family protein; this translates as MAIAPGELSDPAVGALVAAVNAHDKDAFLALLTPDATMSDDGSDRDLHEWIDREIFDSGGHMDVQSESDGGRALLVSYRNDTWGEMRTAWRFTVTPGGMVSRFETGQA
- a CDS encoding MDR family MFS transporter, encoding MVDTVKPAGTSEEVKPRSVRVVLMALMIAMLLAMLDNMIIGTAMPTIVGELGGLEHLSWVVTAYTLATAASTPIWGKIGDMYGRKGSFLTSIVIFLIGSALSGMAQDMGQLIGFRAVQGLGAGGLMVGVMAIIGDLIPPRERGKYQGMMAGVMALAMIGGPLVGGTITDHMGWRWSFYINLPLGAVALAMVTAVLHLPKKTEPGVRPKIDYLGAALLTIAITSTVLVTTWGGTEYAWGSGQVIGLIVVGVLSTAAFLYAETKAEEPVMPLHIFRSRNFTLMSVIGFLVGFAMFGGVLYLPLFQQSVQGASATNSGLLLLPMLLSMMVVSLIAGRVTTNSGKYKIFPIVGGALMVVGLFLLATMDTDTTRLMSGVYMALLGAGLGFLMQITMLVAQNSVEMKDMGVASSSATLFRTLGGSFGVALMGSLFTSRVTDTMSERLGPEAAGAAGSAQLDAASLAKLPEAVRDAYQHAVAAGTHSAFLLGAGIAVLGFAAAWFVKEVPLRGAGPAPAADAEPKGGEAAAPAAQESVAR